One Drosophila kikkawai strain 14028-0561.14 chromosome 3L, DkikHiC1v2, whole genome shotgun sequence genomic window carries:
- the LOC108080619 gene encoding prolyl 4-hydroxylase subunit alpha-1, producing the protein MNRWLSVLAFLFSLGYFFVAAIEDEGYDEGKERYSSSTVGLLKLLKLEQKFVENLIANEESETIKAYLFSIDYKKNQSPEERLEYVSNPLSAFSLVRRTHEDLPKWNKQFQKEMELTNKVVLDELVAYIPDSQDFLEAALGIQRIERIYDLRIDDLAKGILQDKQYSIRFTFRDRLAMGHLMFKQGDFLAAAKWYRMASKLEPKEDNKILNKILGDPTDILKLQYLKALFVYASVFSGDSQNNDEALAKVEKKFADIGNVDIDEFYLKLTKPENDIELEKQLYETQRPSTDFEKGCHGEFQSKSRLTCSYNHTTTPFLRLAPLKMEEVSRNPYIVMYHDVLYDSEIEVLKGQSDGFSNGFADEKNGSIIRDIVARHVWWSEESPIRERINQRIIDMTGLNISITEKIQVANYGLGTYFKPHFDYTSDGFQTPEVSTLGDRLVSVLFYASDVAQGGATVFPELKISIFPRIGSAIWWYNLYNNGTSDTRSKHSVCPVIQGDRWTLTMWIHLFPQMFKAPCLI; encoded by the exons ATGAATCGGTGGCTGAGCGTACTAGCTTTTCTTTTTAGCTTAGGCTATTTCTTTGTAGCTGCCATTGAAGATGAAGGCTACGATGAGGGCAAGGAACGATATAGCTCATCTACAGTAGGACTTTTAAAGCTGCTAAAATTAGAGCAAAAATTTGTGGAAAACCTCATAGCAAATGAAGAGAGTGAAACTATAAAAGC TTACCTTTTTTCTATTGATTATAAAAAGAATCAAAGCCCAGAAGAGAGACTGGAATATGTTTCCAATCCTTTGTCTGCCTTTTCACTTGTAAGACGAACACATGAGGATTTACCCAAGTGGAACAAGCAGTTTCAAAAAGAAATGGAATTGA CAAATAAGGTGGTATTAGATGAACTTGTGGCCTATATACCTGATAGCCAAGACTTTTTAGAGGCTGCACTCGGAATTCAACGTATAGAAAGGATTTATGACCTTAGGATCGATGATTTAGCAAAAGGAATTCTGCAGGACAAGCAATACAG TATTCGCTTCACCTTTCGCGACCGCCTAGCTATGGGCCATCTGATGTTTAAACAAGGCGATTTCCTAGCAGCTGCCAAATGGTATCGTATGGCCTCAAAACTTGAGCCCAAAGAggacaataaaatattgaataagATTCTGGGGGATCCAACCGATATTCTAAAACTTCAATACCTCAAagctttatttgtttatg CCTCCGTATTTTCTGGCGACTCGCAGAATAATGACGAGGCTTTAGCCAAGGTGGAGAAAAAGTTTGCAGATATCGGTAATGTGGATATagatgaattttatttaaaacttacaAAGCCCGAGAATGACATTGAACTGGAAAAGCAGCTATACGAAACACAAAGACCTTCTACTGACTTTGAAAAGGGTTGTCATGGAGAATTTCAGTCAAAATCGCGACTCACATGTAGCTACAATCACACCACGACACCATTCCTGCGATTGGCACCGCTGAAAATGGAGGAAGTCAGTCGAAATCCCTATATAGTCATGTACCACGATGTTCTCTACGATTCTGAGATTGAGGTCCTAAAGGGACAGTCGGATGGCTTTAGCAACGGTTTTGCCGATGAAAAGAATGGATCTATAATCAGAGATATAGTGGCTCGACATGTGTGGTGGTCTGAGGAATCGCCAATCAGGGAACGCATTAACCAGCGCATTATTGATATGACTGGACTCAATATCTCAATAACGGAGAAGATACAGGTTGCAAACTATGGATTGGGCACATATTTTAAGCCACATTTCGACTACACTTCTGATGGATTTCAAACGCCTGAGGTCTCTACTTTGGGCGATCGTTTGGTCAGCGTTCTGTTTTAT GCTAGTGATGTGGCTCAGGGCGGTGCCACTGTGTTTCCGGAACTAAAAATCTCAATATTCCCACGAATAGGCAGCGCTATTTGGTGGTATAATTTATACAATAATGGAACATCTGATACCAGAAGCAAACACTCTGTGTGTCCTGTTATCCAGGGCGATAGATGGA ctCTCACCATGTGGATCCATTTGTTTCCGCAAATGTTTAAAGCTCCAtgtcttatttaa
- the LOC108080581 gene encoding prolyl 4-hydroxylase subunit alpha-2 — protein MLSLNRLLIVLLLWRQIIAKNIKDPLNNKEQQLYSSSNAGLLKLLELEERFMENVKIYTNKLAEKVENLQAFINSIDYKVNQTFEDREKYVSNPLNAFSLVRRTHEDLPKWHNYTQQKVGMVELYALEEIAVQAPDEEDMNYYLQEMHRLEKIYGLEATDLARGRLQDKKYDIKMSARDCFALGEHKYQQEDYQRAALWFRMALKQEPEKNSNKINEILGDINDKLRSQYATSMIIFGLTISNTKLTIAKSKQLASEALAKSSLDDLNSFIAELLTQSDEDVVREMNTNATAPSDYELGCRGLLPKRKNLYCRYDFSTTLFLRIAPMKQEIISLDPYIVMHHKVLYNDEIAELKLHAKDKITATKDNRLRLKSLRKRIVNRITDIIGLGFHINHELHMPDYDRISYYNPNRNYAYWGGPKATLLFFASDVVQGGATVFTKSKVSVFPQKGNSLFWYNLLDDGTPDIRSVQAECPVIKGKKWVFTKWIKEINSQCTQRTKS, from the exons ATGCTAAGCTTGAACCGATTACTCATAGTTCTTCTTTTATGGAGACaaataattgcaaaaaatataaaagatcCTTTAAACAATAAAGAGCAACAACTTTATAGCTCCTCAAATGCAGGTCTTCTTAAGTTATTAGAATTGGAAGAGAGATTCATGGAGAATGtgaaaatttatacaaataaacTGGCCGAGAAAGTTGAAAATCTACAAGC ATTTATCAACTCGATTGATTATAAAGTCAATCAAACTTTTGAAGATCGCGAGAAATATGTGAGTAATCCCTTGAATGCCTTTAGTTTAGTGAGAAGAACACATGAGGACTTGCCCAAGTGGCACAATTACACTCAACAAAAGGTGGGAATGG tgGAACTTTATGCCTTGGAGGAAATCGCTGTACAGGCTCCCGATGAGGAGGATATGAATTACTACCTGCAGGAAATGCATCGTTTGGAAAAGATTTACGGTCTGGAGGCCACAGACTTGGCCAGGGGTCGTTTACAAGACAAGAAATACGA TATCAAGATGTCTGCCCGGGATTGCTTTGCTTTGGGTGAGCACAAATATCAACAAGAGGACTATCAAAGGGCCGCCTTGTGGTTTCGCATGGCCCTCAAACAGGAACCTGAAAAGAATTCTAATAAAATCAACGAAATCTTAGGAGACATTAACGATAAATTGCGAAGCCAGTATGCCACATCAATGATTATATTTG GCCTAACAATATCCAATACAAAGCTCACAATTGCCAAATCTAAACAATTGGCCTCCGAAGCATTGGCCAAATCTAGCCTGGATGACCTGAATAGCTTTATAGCCGAGTTACTAACACAAAGTGATGAGGATGTTGTTAGGGAAATGAATACTAATGCAACAGCTCCCTCTGACTACGAACTGGGATGTCGTGGCCTGTTGCCCAAGCGAAAAAACCTTTATTGTAGGTACGATTTCAGCACAACTCTATTTCTAAGGATAGCACCCATGAAACAGGAAATAATAAGCTTGGATCCCTACATTGTAATGCATCACAAAGTGCTCTATAACGATGAGATCGCTGAGCTTAAACTACACGCCAAGGATAAGATCACAGCCACGAAAGACAATCGGTTAAGATTAAAGTCCCTTCGAAAGAGAATAGTTAACCGCATTACTGACATAATTGGCCTTGGATTTCACATTAATCACGAGCTGCATATGCCCGATTATGATCGTATCTCGTACTACAATCCCAATCGAAATTATGCATACTGGGGCGGACCAAAAGCCACCTTACTGTTTTTT GCTTCTGATGTAGTGCAAGGTGGTGCTACTGTTTTTACAAAGTCAAAAGTATCAGTGTTTCCCCAAAAAGGAAACAGTTTGTTTTGGTATAATCTGTTAGACGATGGCACCCCAGATATTCGCAGTGTACAAGCTGAATGTCCGGttataaaaggaaaaaaatggg tttttacgaAATGGATAAAAGAGATAAATAGTCAGTGTACACAAAGGacaaaaagttga
- the LOC108080600 gene encoding prolyl 4-hydroxylase subunit alpha-1, whose protein sequence is MKWFTFKLYLLSIFLPQCLCNAETEKVEDQMIYSTSVMSMVKLLDLEESLKENVDIYVREMQAKLDIIKLFIDSTKKEPKLTTLEKKEEYMANPLNAFPLLRRLNQDWPKWLKYMKIAIAPNNTKAMQKHLKSAPSHDDLNVALKGMTRIEQFYNQQAEDLTKGFLLDKKFNSFLTSPDCISLADFHYNQSRFTDSTHWYRMALRLHKNPQGKLYERVLGLNRKKIYKKYAQAMLKESITLDKGKPTAAERAQWDALAKQIVKKDNYDNIKSLIDEYLTGDEKIFQEEAARHKRKPTNLELGCRGEWPKRISSELVCRYNRDTSAFLKLAPLKLEFLNMKPLILLYHDVLYDKEFKAMRDIAIFNATMTDGWTYVNFDRKGKPQRQDRVVKMISFQGTTASFTLAINRRIGDMTGLEMQENMGLHLTNYGLGGHFGKHLDYVDLAKRPANFSDLGGDRLATALLYATDVPLGGSTVFTKLKIAVKPKKGNALIWFNLDHAGNPEPLSEHSACPVVKGSRWTISKWIQERQQMFKKPCLALA, encoded by the exons ATGAAGTGGTTTACTTTTAAGCTCTACCTTTTATCAATATTCCTTCCGCAATGCCTCTGCAATGCAGAAACCGAAAAGGTCGAAGATCAAATGATATACAGCACTTCTGTGATGAGCATGGTTAAGCTTTTAGATCTGGAAGAATCTCTAAAGGAAAACGTGGATATATATGTTCGGGAAATGCAAGCCAAGTTGGacataattaaatt ATTTATAGATTCAACAAAAAAGGAACCCAAGCTTACAACTCtagagaaaaaagaagaatataTGGCTAATCCCTTGAATGCTTTTCCTTTGCTCAGACGCCTCAATCAAGACTGGCCCAAGTGgcttaaatatatgaaaatagcCATAGCTCCAAATAATACCAAGGCAATGCAAAAACATTTGAAGTCTGCACCTAGCCATGATGATCTTAACGTGGCCCTCAAAGGTATGACGCGTATTGAACAATTTTACAATCAACAAGCAGAGGATTTAACCAAGGGTTTTTTGTTGGATAAGAAATTCAA CTCTTTTCTAACGTCTCCTGACTGCATTTCCCTAGCTGATTTCCATTATAATCAAAGCCGTTTCACTGATTCCACCCATTGGTATCGCATGGCCCTAAGACTTCATAAGAATCCCCAAGGAAAATTATATGAAAGGGTATTGGGTTTAAATAGGAAGaaaatctacaaaaaataTGCTCAGGCTATGCTTAAAGAAT CCATAACCTTGGACAAAGGTAAACCCACTGCCGCTGAGAGGGCCCAATGGGATGCTTTGGCCAagcaaatagttaaaaaagACAATTATGACAACATAAAAAGCTTAATTGATGAATATCTAACTGGAGATGAGAAGATCTTTCAAGAAGAAGCGGCCAGACATAAGCGTAAGCCAACGAATCTTGAGCTAGGTTGCCGTGGCGAGTGGCCAAAGCGAATTTCCTCCGAGCTGGTGTGTCGTTACAATAGAGATACATCAGCTTTCCTTAAGCTAGCACCTCTTAAATTGGAGTTTCTAAATATGAAACCCTTGATTCTGCTCTATCATGATGTTTTATATGACAAGGAATTTAAGGCTATgcgagatatagccattttcaATGCCACCATGACCGATGGCTGGACATATGTGAACTTTGACCGAAAGGGAAAGCCACAAAGACAGGACAGAGTGGTAAAAATGATATCCTTTCAGGGTACAACAGCCTCGTTTACACTTGCCATTAATCGACGCATTGGGGATATGACTGGCCTGGAGATGCAAGAGAATATGGGCTTGCACCTGACCAATTATGGTCTGGGTGGTCATTTTGGTAAGCATTTGGATTATGTGGACTTGGCAAAGCGACCT GCAAATTTTAGTGACCTGGGGGGTGATCGCCTAGCAACAGCTTTGCTATAT GCCACAGATGTTCCCTTGGGCGGAAGCACAGTTTTTACCAAACTAAAAATTGCCGTAAAACCCAAAAAGGGCAACGCTTTGATCTGGTTTAATCTGGACCATGCTGGAAATCCCGAGCCTCTGAGCGAACATTCAGCTTGTCCTGTGGTGAAGGGCTCCCGTTGGA CTATTTCCAAATGGATACAGGAACGGCAACAGATGTTCAAGAAACCTTGTTTAGCCTTAGCTTAG
- the LOC108080586 gene encoding uncharacterized protein CG13380, with protein MASVSPNTKLACGTDPGAIVSRLETVYGNLHASSPRDVKTLNTSQNKRGPWSHRGLDNNNNICSLPKPELPGQVEEQQTEQQEQKIKYELPSGYQGTKICSCLRPPRAYECGVCHHYFQGRLSQICEKHPSDVFLMDLRECPYCMAQLEMIKESPISWENIRKFEDAPLPSDSDI; from the exons ATGGCAAGCGTCTCACCCAATACCAAAC TTGCCTGTGGCACCGATCCCGGAGCCATCGTTTCCCGCCTGGAGACTGTCTACGGCAATCTGCATGCTTCCAGCCCAAGGGATGTTAAGACCTTAAACACATCCCAGAATAAAAGAGGTCCATGGAGCCATCGTGGCCTtgataataacaacaatatcTGCTCCCTGCCCAAGCCGGAGCTTCCTGGGCAGGTTGAGGAACAGCAAACAgaacagcaggagcagaagatCAAGTATGAGCTTCCATCTGGTTACCAGGGCACAAAAATCTGCTCCTGTCTTCGTCCGCCGCGGGCCTATGAATGTGGTGTTTGCCACCATTATTTCCAAGGTCGTCTCTCGCAGATTTGCGAGAAGCATCCATCG GATGTGTTCCTCATGGACTTGCGCGAATGTCCATATTGCATGGCCCAATTGGAAATGATCAAGGAGTCGCCCATCAGCTGGGAGAACATTCGTAAATTCGAAGACGCTCCTCTGCCCTCGGACAGTGATATTTAA
- the LOC108080609 gene encoding prolyl 4-hydroxylase subunit alpha-2-like translates to MVNLRQLFLIFMANFGLQIKAELSNWPDPYNVAISSVAQLSLLKLKEQQVNNLYNYKEELKMHLKQVLLAVKHSRQLLKTASQYPNNLLIGFKLLRHLHNDWPEYLKFMNIKLGTKEMEFSQKQLRVLPTSDDFTDALTAIYRLQTVYDLDAADMVRGILDGKEYKVKPWGTDECLIFGLMYQTVKLYNLSENWLQLALFYYSEYSHEKQIDVTLWKYHNMLEYMVEAHKGMGNYLEAKQYALEFLAIQPNNSYMLSQLPKLDYLHENPIDITQVDKDFQHQKTLCTKKYKKNSNDLLCYYANWSPFLLLAPIKVEQLSREIYLNIYPDFISEKEIDILKTTSKDKLQRIEGLSWNCSCTVAELSNDIVRNINQRIMDITGMKLDNNNVLQVINYGMAGNYNPDDTEKSSNDHKGNVLIYLSDAEQGGETVFDSLELKIKPIKGSMLIWGNQKGTVFHHQCPLLKGNMWLASKRLK, encoded by the exons ATGGTTAATTTAAGGCaactgtttttaattttcatggCTAATTTTGGCCTGCAAATTAAGGCCGAGTTAAGTAATTGGCCAGATCCTTATAACGTTGCTATATCCTCGGTTGCTCAACTGTCATTGTTAAAGCTAAAAGAGCAACAAGTAAACAATCTTTACAATTATAAAGAGGAATTGAAGATGCACTTAAAACAGGTTCTGCT AGCTGTGAAACATTCAAGGCAACTGTTAAAAACAGCTTCGCAATATCCCAACAACCTGTTGATTGGCTTTAAATTATTGCGACATTTACATAATGATTGGCctgaatatttaaagtttatgaatattaaattaggCACAAAAGAGATGGAATTTTCACAAAAACAATTAAGGGTTCTGCCAACGTCAGATGACTTTACGGATGCCTTGACGGCAATCTACAGACTTCAAACTGTATATGACTTGGATGCAGCTGATATGGTTAGAGGAATATTGGATGGAAAAGAATACAA GGTAAAACCTTGGGGTACCGATGAGTGCTTAATTTTTGGTCTGATGTATCAAACTGTGAAGCTTTACAACCTATCGGAGAATTGGCTACAGCTAGCTCTATTTTACTACAGTGAATATTCCCATGAAAAGCAGATTGACGTTACGCTTTGGAAATATCATAACATGTTGGAATATATGGTAGAGGCTCACAAAGGAATGG gCAACTACTTAGAAGCTAAACAATATGCCCTTGAGTTCCTTGCCATTCAGCCCAATAATTCTTACATGCTAAGCCAACTGCCCAAGCTTGATTATCTGCATGAAAATCCCATCGATATCACACAAGTTGATAAAGACTTTCAGCATCAGAAAACACTTTGTACTAAAAAGTATAAGAAAAACTCAAATGACCTTCTATGTTACTATGCAAACTGGTCGCCTTTCCTACTCCTGGCACCTATCAAAGTGGAGCAATTGTCCAGGGAAatatacctcaatatatacccCGATTTCATCAGTGAAAAAGAAATCGACATACTAAAAACCACTTCCAAAGATAAACTTCAACGCATCGAGGGTCTATCGTGGAACTGCAGTTGTACAGTGGCAGAGTTATCAAACGATATTGTACGCAACATTAATCAAAGAATTATGGATATAACCGGAATGAAATTGGATAATAATAATGTGCTGCAAGTCATAAATTATGGCATGGCGGGAAATTACAATCCAGATGACACTGAAAAATCATCAAATGATCATAAAGGAAATGTGTTAATATAt ctaagCGATGCTGAGCAAGGTGGAGAAACTGTTTTCGACTCTttggaattaaaaattaaacctaTCAAGGGTTCTATGCTGATTTGGGGAAACCAAAAAGGCACTGTTTTCCATCATCAGTGCCCTCTTTTGAAGGGTAATATGTGGT TGGCCTCAAAAAGGTTGAAATAA
- the LOC108080608 gene encoding prolyl 4-hydroxylase subunit alpha-1 produces the protein MGAMLKALTLIFLFALPAKPDTNVENEEPFDPNKEYYSTSVLGLIKVFELEREFMENFTLYADALQEKANNLKSYLDALKRPRYTTHEERETFVSQPLNAFSLIRRLNQDWPKLQNYIKKSVGLKHLNAMKEMLTKAPDDHDLNETLKGMHRIETTYDLQPRDIANGLLQSQQFNYKLTARECLVLALHKFESGDYQRSLKWFKAALEHKAVGNDENEENAFETFVRTVVQRTFSLSNQSLENETLQQLLNQKFQTPMEEFISSQLRKWDMENSTTTNTAHNIGCRGLFPKRSNGLVCRYNSTTTPFLKLAPLKMEELSLDPYMVMYHDVISNKEIADLKGEIKEEMGNGWADRYEVVDRVYWTREESAIRKRINNRITDMTGFDVREFPALQLANFGVGGYFKPHHDYFTERILEIEPNNPLGDRIGSLIIYAGDLSQGGQTLFPEIEVAVEPKKGNSLFWFNTFDDARPDPRSLHSVCPVIVGSRWTVTKWLHYIPQIFIKPCHPKVQNITLNA, from the exons ATGGGTGCCATGCTAAAAGCCTTGAcactcatttttctttttgctttgCCAGCAAAACCAGATACAAATGTGGAAAATGAAGAACCATTTGATCCTAATAAGGAATACTACAGTACTTCCGTTCTGGGATTGATAAAGGTTTTCGAACTGGAGCGAGAGTTTATGGAAAACTTTACCCTCTATGCTGATGCCTTGCAGGAAAAGGCAAATAACCTGAAGAG TTACCTTGATGCCTTAAAGCGTCCCAGGTATACGACTCACGAGGAGAGGGAGACATTTGTCTCTCAACCGTTGAATGCCTTTAGCCTAATTCGACGTCTCAACCAAGACTGGCCAAAATTGCAAAATTATATCAAGAAATCAGTGGGTTTAAAGCACTTAAATGCTATGAAAGAGATGCTGACCAAAGCTCCTGATGACCACGATTTGAACGAGACCCTAAAGGGAATGCATCGCATTGAGACCACTTATGATCTTCAACCAAGAGATATTGCTAATGGACTGCTACAAAGTCAACAATTTaa CTATAAACTCACTGCCAGGGAATGTTTGGTGTTGGCTCTACATAAATTTGAATCTGGAGATTATCAACGATCTCTAAAGTGGTTTAAGGCAGCTTTAGAGCACAAAGCTGTTGGCAATGATGAGAACGAAGAGAACGCCTTTGAAACCTTTGTGAGAACGGTTGTACAGCGCA CTTTTTCCTTATCAAATCAATCGTTAGAAAACGAAACACTTCAGCAATTATTAAACCAAAAATTCCAGACACCTATGGAAGAATTTATCAGTTCCCAGCTAAGAAAATGGGATATGGAAAATTCCACAACCACAAACACTGCCCATAATATTGGATGCCGTGGCCTCTTCCCCAAACGGAGCAATGGCCTTGTCTGCCGCTACAACTCCACTACGACGCCATTTTTGAAATTGGCCCCCCTGAAAATGGAGGAACTAAGCCTTGATCCATATATGGTAATGTACCACGATGTGATCTCGAACAAGGAAATCGCAGACTTGAAAGGcgaaattaaagaagaaaTGGGTAATGGCTGGGCGGATAGATATGAAGTGGTGGATCGTGTCTACTGGACAAGAGAGGAGTCGGCCATCAGAAAGCGAATCAATAACCGCATAACTGACATGACGGGTTTCGATGTGAGGGAGTTCCCGGCCCTCCAGCTGGCCAATTTTGGGGTGGGTGGGTATTTTAAGCCTCATCATGACTATTTTACTGAAAGGATTTTGGAAATTGAGCCAAATAATCCATTGGGCGATCGAATTGgaagtttaattatttat GCTGGAGATTTATCTCAAGGTGGGCAAACATTGTTTCCCGAAATTGAGGTGGCTGTGGAGCCCAAAAAGGGCAACAGTCTGTTCTGGTTTAATACTTTTGATGATGCTAGACCAGATCCAAGATCCCTGCACTCTGTTTGCCCAGTCATAGTCGGCTCAAGATGGA CGGTGACCAAATGGCTGCACTATATACCccaaatttttattaagcCTTGCCATCCAAAAGTCCAAAATATAACCCTCAAcgcttga
- the LOC108080580 gene encoding prolyl 4-hydroxylase subunit alpha-2-like, which translates to MLNICVFIVLLNIQISFSLEPESHDYALAQVHMLPLLQLKEKAVGNLKNYAISLKNRLMYIKLAIDQVKCLKKSTNSTSIFDKFKLTRLLHFDLKKWVEILKENPAIKEIAISQSLRPKMASKIDYYEGLYAINRLQSTYRLEHTEMANGLLGERQYRTKPWSSLECLMVGYVFYLDEKFQGAERWFQLALERYFKNPKLFEIFGWNRDLILKLLMKASQSSGRYKAALGYAERAKSNCYWQEQITRLKNLSMQPEVLKPAEPKNKYKYKPACRMQYPDKHNLHCRYLKSSPFLKLAPIQVEELNLEPPINMYHNLINEKEISVLKNLSSAHLKRSQFVTEDNTLVKDFSNLRTCKTMRLQENVNEKLLKNLNQRITDATGLSVLESEELQLTNYGIGGHLYEHQDASFNLSSEFWNSGNRVITALFYLSDVAQGGETLFPHLDLRVHTQKGSLLVWDNLLLNGSIDWRVEHISCPILMGDKWLATKWLREKPQMFIRRCPLKLKPVPEFHKEAFEQKFFGENDQPQQFSL; encoded by the exons ATGTTAAATATCTGTGTTTTTATAGTATtactaaatatacaaatcAGTTTTAGCCTTGAACCAGAATCCCATGACTATGCCTTAGCCCAAGTACACATGTTGCCTTTGTTGCAATTAAAAGAAAAGGCTGTTGGGAATCTGAAAAATTATGCCATATCCTTAAAAAACCGATTAATGTATATCAAATT AGCCATCGATCAAGTGAAATGTCTAAAAAAGTCCACAAACTCTACAAGCATCTTTGACAAATTTAAACTAACTCGACTTTtgcattttgatttaaaaaagtgGGTAGAAATCTTAAAAGAAAACCCTGCCATTAAGGAAATAGCTATATCCCAGAGTTTACGACCAAAAATGGcttcaaaaattgattattaCGAAGGTCTGTATGCCATAAATCGCTTGCAgtcaacttatagattggaaCATACCGAAATGGCCAATGGTTTGCTGGGAGAACGACAATACAG aaCCAAGCCCTGGAGTTCACTAGAATGCCTGATGGTGGGCTATGTTTTCTATCTGGATGAAAAGTTCCAAGGTGCAGAACGCTGGTTTCAGTTGGCCCTCGAAAGGTACTTCAAAAACCCGAAactatttgaaatatttggcTGGAATcgtgatttgattttaaagcTACTCATGAAGGCATCCCAGAGTTCCGGTCGTTATAAAGCAGCTTTGGGATATGCCGAAAGAGCTAAATCTAACTGCTATTGGCAGGAACAAATTACGAGACTCAAGAACTTGAGTATGCAACCGGAGGTTCTTAAACCTGCAGAGCCAAagaacaaatataaatataaaccgGCTTGCCGCATGCAATATCCCGATAAACACAATCTGCATTGTCGTTACCTAAAGTCATCACCATTCTTAAAACTTGCTCCCATACAAGTAGAGGAATTGAATCTCGAACCACCCATAAATATGTACCACaatctcataaatgagaaagAAATCTCAGTGCTCAAGAATCTATCAAGTGCACACCTAAAGCGCAGTCAGTTTGTTACAGAAGATAATACGCTGGTAAAGGATTTCTCCAATCTACGCACTTGCAAAACAATGCGCCTCCAGGAAAATGTTaatgaaaaacttttaaagaatttaaatcaaCGCATTACGGATGCCACAGGCTTGAGTGTATTGGAGTCTGAGGAGTTGCAGCTTACCAACTATGGCATTGGGGGACATCTCTACGAGCACCAGGATGCCTCCTTTAACCTTTCAAGTGAATTTTGGAATTCGGGAAATCGGGTTATCACGGCGCTGTTTTAC cTAAGCGATGTGGCTCAGGGCGGTGAAACACTGTTTCCCCACTTAGACCTACGAGTTCATACTCAAAAAGGGTCCTTGTTGGTTTGGGACAATCTTTTATTGAATGGATCTATTGACTGGCGAGTAGAGCATATATCCTGCCCGATTTTGATGGGTGATAAGTGGC tggCCACTAAATGGTTACGAGAAAAGCCACAAATGTTTATACGACGTTGTCCTTTGAAGCTTAAGCCAGTGCCCGAATTTCATAAGGAAGCTTTTGAGCAAAAGTTCTTTGGCGAAAATGATCAACCACAACAGTTTTCTTTATGA